DNA sequence from the Bacteroidales bacterium genome:
TTTTCTTTCCCAGGTCTGGGACGCCCCGGATTTTACCAGATCGTTCAATATTTTTTCCTATTACGAACCGCAGAAGCTGATGTTCAACAAGGGAAATTTTACACTGGACATCTTAGTTTTAAGTGCATTGATCATGTCTTCCACGACCATACGCCCATAGTTGTGATTGGTTCCATATACCCAATAAGCGGCTTTAAAATTTCGCGTACGCCACAGGGTTTTGAACATCATTTTGCGTATGTTTTCCTTTTTGTAAATGCTCATCCAGATATCTTTCATTGTAGCCTGAAGTTGCTCCCGGCTCATTTTGGATGTCCCCATAGTAGCTTCTTTAAAATGGTAGTGTTTCCAGTCTTCGGGATAGTTATTCAATTCAATCCGGTTTTGGTCGCGCAAGCGGAAAAACAGGTCGGTTCCGGGTACACCCGCTTTTGGTAGCCCAATGCAGCACCTCGTCGTTATCGGCAAAATTCATAGCGGCCTGTCCGAACCATAACTTATTCAGCTTACGGTCGACCATGCCTTTAAACAGTCTTATGGCTCGTTCCTCTGCCCCCTTGTTGGTATTGACCAGGTGATCGTCAACAATAAAAAGCATCGGGCGTGAGGTTTCTTCAAGCTCGTCGAGTACGTCCTCCACATCGCGTTCGCGGTATTTTGATCCGCAAAGCTTTGTCACCGAGCAAAAATCGCATCCCATCGGGCATCCCCTGGATATTTGAATCAGGTCATAAACGTATGGGTACTTCTTAAAAATTTCGCGGCGTACATGCGGGATATTTTCCACATCAGTTATACCACCCAGGTACATAGGCTTAATACTACCATCCTCAAAATCGGCAATCAATTGGGGCCAAACAACTTCTGCTTCACCAGTTACCACGGTGTCTACGTAATTTACAACCTCCTCGGTCATCATACTGGCATGAATACCGCCCATCACCGTGTGAATGCCTTCTTGGCGAAACATGACAGCTAATTCAT
Encoded proteins:
- a CDS encoding cobalamin-dependent protein (Presence of a B(12) (cobalamin)-binding domain implies dependence on cobalamin itself, in one of its several forms, or in some unusual lineages, dependence on a cobalamin-like analog.), producing the protein MTSNRKKLLLVNPINQHRLGFSNDPSTSYMPINLGIIAALTPEHWDVELVDESFEKCTFRKADLVGFTAFTANALRAYELAVMFRQEGIHTVMGGIHASMMTEEVVNYVDTVVTGEAEVVWPQLIADFEDGSIKPMYLGGITDVENIPHVRREIFKKYPYVYDLIQISRGCPMGCDFCSVTKLCGSKYRERDVEDVLDELEETSRPMLFIVDDHLVNTNKGAEERAIRLFKGMVDRKLNKLWFGQAAMNFADNDEVLHWATKSGCTRNRPVFPLARPKPD